One Salvia splendens isolate huo1 chromosome 22, SspV2, whole genome shotgun sequence DNA segment encodes these proteins:
- the LOC121786282 gene encoding serine/threonine-protein phosphatase PP-X isozyme 2-like, giving the protein MSDLDRQIEQLKRCEPLTEYQVKDLCLKAIEILVEESNVQRVDAPVTICGDIHGQFYDMKELFRVGGDCPKTNYLFLGDFVDRGFYSVETFLLLLALKVRYPDRITLIRGNHESRQITQVYGFYDECLRKYGSINVWRYCTEIFDYLSLSALIDNKIFCVHGGLSPAISTLDQIRTIDRKQEVPHEGAMCDLLWSDPEDIVDGWGLSPRGAGFLFGGSVVTTFNHSNNIDYICRAHQLVMEGYKWMFNEQIVTVWSAPNYCYRCGNIAAILELDENLEKKFRVFEAAPLESRGAPVKKPPPDYFL; this is encoded by the exons ATGTCCGACCTAGACCGCCAAATAGAGCAGTTGAAGCGATGCGAGCCGCTCACCGAGTACCAAGTCAAGGATCTCTGTCTCAAAGCCATTGAAATCCTCGTCGAAGAGAGCAATGTTCAACGCGTTGATGCCCCCGTCACT ATTTGTGGAGACATACATGGACAGTTCTATGACATGAAAGAGCTTTTTAGAGTTGGAGGTGATTGTCCAAAAACGAACTACTTGTTTCTTGGAGATTTTGTTGATAGAGGATTCTACTCCGTTGAGACATTCCTGCTTCTACTTGCCCTGAAG GTACGGTATCCTGATAGGATAACACTTATCAGAGGGAACCATGAGAGCCGACAGATAACACAG GTGTATGGTTTCTATGATGAGTGTCTACGGAAATATGGTTCCATCAATGTTTGGAGATATTGCACTGAAATTTTTGATTACTTAAG CTTGTCGGCACTCATTGATAACAAAATATTTTGTGTTCATGGCGGTTTGTCTCCTGCGATATCCACATTAGACCAG ATTCGTACAATAGATCGAAAGCAAGAAGTACCCCACGAAGGTGCCATGTGTGATCTCCTTTGGTCAGATCCAGAAGACATTGTTGACGGATGGGGTCTCAGTCCTCGTGGTGCAGGATTTTTATTTGGTGGAAGTGTTGTCACTACATTTAATCACTCAAATAACATCGACTATATATGTCGTGCCCATCAGCTGGTAATGGAAGGTTATAAATGGATGTTTAATGAACAGATAGTTACAGTCTGGTCAGCTCCAAACTACTGCTACAG ATGTGGAAACATTGCTGCAATTCTCGAGCTAGATGAAAACCTCGAGAAGAAGTTCCGTGTATTTGAAGCAGCTCCACTG GAATCGAGAGGAGCACCGGTGAAAAAGCCTCCTCCGGATTACTTTTTATAG